The following coding sequences lie in one Candidatus Nitrospira allomarina genomic window:
- a CDS encoding DUF6979 family protein: protein MKMAEVLYKIPLTRWVRGTMERNNAVGNDDMETWSKFWLKTYKDLGGNSDNSGSKECPKYAAYGLWRLGRISNSGKGFQNWTLERINEKLGKNATYAVFALDLLERKRGEHGGGGSVV from the coding sequence CGGAAGTATTATATAAAATCCCTCTTACACGTTGGGTGCGAGGAACCATGGAAAGAAATAATGCCGTGGGAAACGACGACATGGAGACATGGAGTAAATTTTGGTTAAAGACATACAAAGATTTAGGAGGCAATAGTGACAATTCAGGTTCGAAAGAATGTCCCAAGTATGCCGCATATGGTTTATGGCGATTAGGCCGTATTTCCAACAGTGGGAAGGGTTTTCAAAACTGGACACTCGAAAGAATTAATGAAAAACTAGGGAAGAACGCGACTTATGCAGTCTTCGCGCTGGATCTGCTGGAACGAAAGCGTGGTGAACATGGTGGGGGGGGGAGTGTGGTCTAA